Proteins from a single region of Antechinus flavipes isolate AdamAnt ecotype Samford, QLD, Australia chromosome 2, AdamAnt_v2, whole genome shotgun sequence:
- the ZDHHC7 gene encoding palmitoyltransferase ZDHHC7, protein MQSSGHRFRDVEHHPLLGENENYDSSSSSSSEADTADKIWFIRDGCGMVCAVMTWLLVVYADFVVTFVMLLPSKDFWYSMINGVVFNCLAVLALSSHLRTMLTDPGAVPKGNATKEYMESLQLKPGEVIYKCPKCCCVKPERAHHCSICKRCIRKMDHHCPWVNNCVGEKNQRFFVLFTMYIALSSAHALILCGFQFFSCVRGQWTECSDFSPPVTVILLIFLCLEGLLFLTFTAVMFGTQIHSICNDETEIERLKSEKPTWERRLRWEGMKSVFGGQPSILWMNPFAGFRFRRFLLKSKRGGPEFSV, encoded by the exons ATGCAGTCATCAGGGCACAGGTTCCGTGATGTGGAACATCATCCCCTTCTTGGtgaaaatgagaattatgattcttcatcctcatcctcatctgAAGCTGACACAGCAGACAAGATTTGGTTCATCCGGGATGGCTGTGGTATGGTCTGCGCTGTCATGACATGGCTTCTAGTTGTCTATGCAGACTTTGTTGTGACTTTTGTCATGTTGCTGCCTTCCAAAGACTTTTGGTACTCTATGATCAACGGTGTTGTTTTTAACTGCTTGGCAGTTCTAGCCCTGTCGTCTCATCTGAGAACTATGCTTACTGACCCT GGGGCGGTACCCAAAGGCAATGCTACTAAAGAGTACATGGAGAGTCTGCAGCTAAAGCCTGGCGAGGTGATCTACAAGTGTCCCAAATGTTGCTGTGTCAAGCCTGAGCGTGCACACCACTGCAG TATTTGTAAGCGATGTATTCGGAAGATGGATCACCACTGCCCATGGGTGAACAATTgtgtaggagaaaaaaatcagaggttTTTTGTGCTCTTTACT ATGTATATAGCTCTGTCTTCAGCTCATGCTCTGATCCTGTGtggatttcagtttttttcctgtGTTCGAGGGCAGTGGACTG AATGCAGTGATTTTTCTCCACCTGTAACTGTAATCCTGCTGATCTTCTTGTGCCTTGAGGGTCTTCTGTTTCTCACTTTCACCGCAGTCATGTTTGGCACTCAGATCCACTCAATATGCAACGACGAAACG GAGATTGAAAGACTGAAAAGTGAAAAGCCAACTTGGGAACGGAGGCTCCGATGGGAAGGGATGAAGTCTGTTTTTGGGGGCCAGCCTTCAATTCTATGGATGAATCCTTTCGCAGGATTTCGATTCAGGAGATTCCTACTGAAGTCAAAGAGAGGTGGTCCAGAGTTTTCTGTGTGA